ATGATTGAGATCTCATTAGATCTCTTTGTTgctactttgtttttttttttttttgtttacaaatGCTACGACTCATTCATCTAAATTTTATCATCTTCAATCTCCCAAACCCCTTACATTCGCTGGACAGGGTTAACTGTCTTGCAACAACCTCCACGGGAAAAGAATCCCCATCTAGATGTCTAGAATTTAGCTGAGTTGGTATCCACTTCGTACGGTTTGTGCAAAACTACCCATTAATTCAATTCGCCCAAGCTGCAACAAAACCATTCCCATCATGTTTCGTCTATTGTTCTTCCTTCTTGGCCTGCCTCTATGAACCTTCAGTTTCACCCTCCCCTGCAACTGCCCTAACAgtgttttcttcattcttcaacTGGCTATTAAGATCATCAATAACATTGTCTGATGGGCACTTGTCTCCTGGATTTGCTGGCGAAACCTGACAAAAACACTCTGGCCATGAATTTGTGTAGAACGACTCCGGGCTTATGCGCTTATGCGGCCCACCAAAGTGACTTCTGAATATGACCTTCCTAACAGATGCTTCAAATTCAGCCTGGCTAGAGCGGCCCTCTTCCCGAGCAATGAAAACAGGTGCAAGTGCTTTTCTGTCTGGTTGGAGGGTAGTGCGAAAACCATAGTACAGGCGATGACCCATCAAGTTGTTGGCGAAGTTGCTTGGGCCATCATAGGTGGGCATGAAGATGTCTGACAGAAGGCACACCATATAATCTACAGCAGATGCAACTAAGCCATGACCATCTTCATTCATGGCAGCCAATTCCTCCGGAGTTGCAATGCTGCCATGGTTCACAAGATGGGGAAACATAGTCCTCAGAGGGCGCATGAAGCGATCACCACCAAACAACTCACCAGCAGCCAGATAGATCCGGGTGGAGTTGTCAAATCCCAAAGCACGCAAAATTAGCCCGACCTACCACAAGAGCAATGCCTTAGTTGTAATATCCAGGTATGGTCACAGAAAGTCAAGGAGCTTTGGCCACTTTGAATGGATAAAACTACAAGGAGAGATGGAAGCAATAAGACAAAAACTAACCACTTCCACCCTGAACTAGGAAGGATGTCACCTCATCCATCGAGCCCCTTCAATTGTACTTGGTATATGCAAAACTAGACAAGTAAAAcaggttttattttctttcttaaatccAGGTAGCCACCCTATCTGAAATCTTATGACCAGTTTACTAAATTTTGTGAGTGGAAGATTCTCTAAAACGTGCTATGGGGATTGTGATGGTAACTTCTGCACTTACAATTGTGATGATAACTTTTGCACTTACTAATCCCAATTCAAATTACTGTATCCCTCAGAGAAGTAATCAACAAGATATTAGGGAAATCAGTGAAGATGAAGCAAGCATCATACCTCTTCAGGAGTTAATGGACACTTCCCAATGGCTCTTCTTTCACTGTAAACAAGAGTTTTGTTGGCGAAATTTTTCTGTCGATATTCCCGCAGGATCTTTTGTTCTTCAGGGTTAAATATGTCCAAGCATCTGAAACGTATAATATACAAGAATCACGAACAGTAAGCCTGGTGTCTAGCAGTGCTAAAACTAGTTGTGCTCATCTTGACAAGGTACtttcaagaaagaagaagcaccATACAAGTCCCTAGAGTCAACCCCAAATTCCTAACAGGATTAGGAGCCACATAAAGGAAAACCCACTTAGTTATAGAAACACCTAAGCACTTAGATGGATACCTAAATTAAACTAATGCAAACCAAGTAGAAACAGTATCGGAGCCTGGCCTAAATAAAAGAGCACCTCATACAGCAACATTCAACACCAAATAGAAGCATGGAAAGTGACTTACCCAGCAAAGGCAAGCATATCCATTTCAAAACGTAGATGTATTGACATAAAGTGGCCCTGTGCACGAAGCCTATTCACAATTGCACTGCTCAGTTTCATTATATTTGGCTTAAACCTTAAAGCATGAAAATTGACTCTGCATCTAAGTCGCTGGTATTCTGGATGATCAATCTCTTCTGCCAATCTGTGTGAAAAGGGAGTCAGATAAATAGCACCGTGctcctt
This window of the Nymphaea colorata isolate Beijing-Zhang1983 chromosome 2, ASM883128v2, whole genome shotgun sequence genome carries:
- the LOC116247366 gene encoding O-fucosyltransferase 1, with product MRRAGDMFGRRGGGVGGQRHLKQLSGGMKVLAGRLSVALIVLLICTISLFSTIKETGLSSPPEIDVNKLWRTAASDGWRPSSAPRSNWHPPPAESNGYLKVRCNGGLNQQRTAICNAVLAARIMNATLVLPDLDANYYWHDESGFSDIYDVEHFISSLKFDIRVVHSLPEIASGKKKKKLKPFQLRPPRDAPVSWYTTDALEKMKEHGAIYLTPFSHRLAEEIDHPEYQRLRCRVNFHALRFKPNIMKLSSAIVNRLRAQGHFMSIHLRFEMDMLAFAGCLDIFNPEEQKILREYRQKNFANKTLVYSERRAIGKCPLTPEEVGLILRALGFDNSTRIYLAAGELFGGDRFMRPLRTMFPHLVNHGSIATPEELAAMNEDGHGLVASAVDYMVCLLSDIFMPTYDGPSNFANNLMGHRLYYGFRTTLQPDRKALAPVFIAREEGRSSQAEFEASVRKVIFRSHFGGPHKRISPESFYTNSWPECFCQVSPANPGDKCPSDNVIDDLNSQLKNEENTVRAVAGEGETEGS